DNA from Yamadazyma tenuis chromosome 5, complete sequence:
GTGATGGAGTTGGTAAAGAAATCACCGACTCCGTTAAAACCATTTTCAAGGATCAAAGCGTGCCAATCGAATGGGAAACCATTGAGGTTAGTGGTATTGACAAGAATGCCGATGGGGTTCTCGATGGAGTTTCTCAAGCAGTTGAatcattgaagagaaacaaAATTGGGTTGAAAGGGATCTTGTACACCCCAACCGGCACGTCCGCCAAATCTTTAAATGTCGCTTTGAGAAAGGAATTGGACATCTACGCTTCGCTCGtattgatcaagaacatccCTGGTGTCAAGGGTAAGTTGGATGGTATTGATTTCGCGTTGGTTAGAGAAAACACCGAAGGTGAATATTCTGGATTGGAACATCAATCTTACCCAGGAGTGGTTGAATCGTTGAAGATCATGACCAGATTCAAGTCcgaaagaattggaaagtTCGCCTTTGATTTtgccaagaagaacaataGAAAGTTGGTTACTGCCATTCACAAGGCTAACATCATGAAATTAGGTGATGGTTTATTTAGACAAACCATCAAAGACATTGCCCAAGATTACAGTGGAATTGAAGTGAATGACTTGATTGTCGACAATGCATCTATGCAAGCTGTTGCCCATcctcaacaatttgatgtGTTGGTAACTCCAAACTTGTACGGTTCTATTTTGTCCAACATTGGTGCTGCTTTAATTGGTGGTCCCGGTTTGGTTCCAGGTGCTAACTTTGGTAGAGAATACGCTGTTTTTGAACCAGGTTGTAGACACGTTGGTTTGGATATCAAGGGCCAAAACACTGCTAACCCTACTGCCATGATATTGTCGGCTTCCATGATGTTGAGACACTTGGGATTGAACGATCACGCCGACAAGATTTCTAAGGCTACCTACGACGTCATTGCTGAAGGTAAGACCACCACCAGAGACATTGGTGGTAGTGCTTCCACCACTGAGTTCACTGATGCtattttggccaagttgaactaGTTTAAGTTATTATATCTTATAGATTAGGTTGAATATAAGAGAGAGAAAAGAGTTTGGGTAACATCTGGGTTCTAATCGTGCTTTTTATGTCTGTCTATAGGAACATCCTAGCAGATTTGATGATGCATTAGGGTGGGCCGTATGAGTAGGCGCACTATTTTGTTGTGTTGAAGACCGATCCCGCCTTTTGGTATTTCATAAGTGGTTCCGTGGTCTAGCCGGTTATGACGTCTGCTTAACACGCATAAGGTCCCCAGTTCGATCCTGGGCGGAatcattttttttttttttagAAGGTTAAGTATAACTACTTGAAAATCGTGAATGGATCAAATACTTGGCAAGAAGCATGAATATAAGGTTGGTATTGTTACCCACCTTTCTTATAAATGAAATGCCACTAGAATAGGACATGGTAAATTTTTTCTCGCAAAGGTCCAATTTTTGCAAGTTTTGCAGCCTTCGCTCTGCTAATATATATTCAGGTTTAGAACTCACTTTGATTATCAAATTGCCTGGACGTGTTGCAATTGCCCTCACTCTAGAGGTTTTGATATGGATGTTCTCGGCTCGCGTATTAGGATGACGTTGTCAAGAAAAATACTTCTTGCGGGCTCCGAATGCAAGAACTCTAAATTGAAGCAATGAGCAGTCCAGACTCGCATGTATAAAACCAATCAGGTTTGTGTTTTTTTGTCCCCACAATatgttcaagtcaaagaaACCACCCTTAGAAGCCAACACCTTGTTTGACAAGGATACCCGGTCCGAGTCTTTACACTCTTCGTCCAACTCTTTCCCTCCAGTTGGAGACCATATCAAAAGAAAGTTACAGTTAAGGCATGTCCAGTTGATTGCCATTGGAGGGTCTATTGGTACTGGGTTATTCTTGCAGATTGGAATTGACTTGACCACTTCGGGCCCCTTGGGGTTACTTTTGAGTTTTGCGTTCTGGACCGTAATTATCTTGATGCTCACGGTTTCGGTTGGAGAAATGGTGTCTTTTCTTCCCGtagcatcaccatttgtGACGTTGGCCGGAAGGTGTGTAGATGAAGCATTTGAGTGCTGTGTGGgtttcaactttttcatAATGCAAGCGTTATACATCCCGTTTGAGATTGTGGCTGTTAATAATTTTGTTCACTACTGGCGAGATGACTACAGTGCAGCTATAACTCTTTGTGTCCAAATTGTACTTTATGCTGCCATCAATGTTTTTGCGGTTAAGTTATATGGAGAAGTCGAATTTTGGCTATCATTGGGTAAATTAGTTTTGTGTATTGGCCTTTTGTTGTTTACGTTGGTGTCGATGTGTGGGGGAAATCCCCAGCACGATGCGTTTGGATTTCGCAACTGGCATGCAGTAGGAGGGCCAATAGCTGAATACAGAAGTACTGGTTCTTTGGGACGCTTCGAAGGGTTTTTACTGGGCTTGATTGGAGCCTTATTCATTGTGGTGGGGCCAGAGTATATGTCGATGGTGGCTGGGGAAGCGGTCAATCCAAGAAAGAATATGCCCACTGCTTTCAAGACAGTTTTATACCGTTTGGCTTTAGTCTATATAGGTGGAGCACTATCGGTAACAATTTTGGTTGCTTATAACGATCCTGATTACTTGAAAACCACTACCGAGAGCACGTCAGCTTCATCTCCATATGTGGTGGGCATGACCAACTTAGGAATCAAGGTGTTACCAGATATCGTCAATGCGGTGGTGTTAACATCGGCATTTTCTGCCGGAAACTCGTACACTTTCTGCTCCTCTAGAGCCTTGTATGGGTTGGCAGAAAGAGGATTTGTTCCTCGAGTCTTCACCAAATGTACCAAAAAGGGGGTGCCTATCTACTGTATTGCTGTAAGTATGTTGTTTTCCTTGTTGTCCTTGTTGCAATTGGGGTCCAGCTCAGCTATCGCATTGAACTATATGGTCAACTTGTGTACGGGAGCACAACTATTGAATTACGGATTCATGGTCATTATCTACTATAAATTCTACCAAGCAGTTAAAGCCCAAGGGTTGGACAGGAGAGCGTTCGCGTACAGATCGTGGCTTCAGCCATATACGATTTTGATATCTGGGTTTTTCATTTGGATCATGATCTTTGTCAAGGGATACACTTGTTTCAAACCGTTTTCGGTGGATAACTTTTTATTTAACTACGTGATGATTTTCGTTTCGATAATTGTCTATGTTTTTTGGAAGGTGTTTAAGAGGACAAAGATGGTGAAACCTGAAGAAGCAGATTTGGTTACTGGgattgatgaaattgaagagcaTGAGTATGAATACTATGCCCAGGTGGAAAGTGAAAGTGGCAAAGATGTTACACTTGTTAGACGCCTTTTCAGCTGGGTATTTTGATTGCATTGAAACGATAGTTTCTCATTTGGTGTTCGCAGCCAATCACTAAAATATACACTGCTTTCCCGTGTACAGTACACGGATCTACAAGCTTTTAAACCTAATATGTATTTTTAAATCCATTCCCAAGTAATGTCAATTCTCCCCAAACCCTGGTCTGCAATCAGGGAGAATGCCAGAGGTGAGAAATCCAAGTCCCGGTATTGGCAGCCTTCGCATCTATCTGTTACTGTTACCTCAACAGACTTACCCTGGTATGAAGCCTTAATCTTCTTTCCACAAATAGGGTTGTTGTTGGGGTTTCCAGTATTGGTCTCATCGAACAACTCATGAGAAATGGCTACAATATAGTCGGTGTCGACGTTGGTGATACCACAAGCACCCAAACCGGTGTCGTAGTAGGTACCTTGACCTGAGAAGTCGCCGGTCGAGGCAGCCGACGTCGTAGCGGCGGTGGTAGCGGCGGTGGTAGCAGCCTCAGTAGTGGTAGCAGCCTCAGAAGTGGTAGCAGGCGTTTGGATCTCAGTAGTAGCAGGTGTTTGGATCTCAGTGGTATCCGTGGTGGCTTCCGTTGGGGTGGTTGCAACCACATCAGCTGAAACTGGTAAAATCGTAGTGACATCAGGAAACAACGTAGTTAAACCATCGGGCCCGTCGATAACAGTAACGGTATTGACTTTGGTAACCACGAATACATGAGCTGGGGCTGCCAAAATCAGGCTAGCCAAGGCAAATAAAGCGATAAAATTCATAATGAGCGACTGTAAATAAGGAGTGTGGAATCTGGGCAAAGAGGCCTGAACTAGAAAGCTGGTGATGAAAGGAGAGACTGAgctttgttgttggagagaaaaaaaaaaggTAGAATCTAAGATTTATATACTTTTCAGATTTGCACGTTCAATATTTTTGTAACCAACTAATGGGCCAAGTCCTTGGGATGAGCGTGTATAGTAAGTACCTTAATAATCTTTTCTGCTCCTGGGGAAGACAATACGCCAAATTGTTGGGGCCTGCATGAGCATGCAGCGCCATGCGTACATACGCGTTTAAGGCAAAATTCTCAACATATGGGTTCTAGACGCATTGAACCATCCTAAAAGAGCAAAGATGCAAAAGGAAACCTTATTGGCTACGGCTACGGATGTAGTACGGAAATATATGCTATTTTATGCTAATCAATACACTTGCTGTAGAAGTTACCTTCCAATTGGGAGAAAAGCCACTTGCTTTGAAAACTAGTTACTCCGATGGTCTTGGCTCTCAATCTCATATTTCTGTCATCGGTGATCAAAATACAGTAGcaaaagcttttggaaAGTTTTGTGTCAAGTAACTTTCCAGCTATAGTGGAATTTAATCCTCTCAAGACTTTTCTACTGATTTCGTTTTGCTCATTGACTGCCTTCATGATGGTCTCGTCAATATTGGCTCTCCAGTTGGAATTGTTTTCGAATTCAGTGGTTTCGTTGATATCCGATGCTATGGTTCCATCGAATCTCAAAGGCAAAAGCTCTTGAGCAGAGTGTAACtctctgatgatgattACAGATCGGGTAGCCGCATCTGCAATTGTGACTTCGCTAGACTTTCGGAGGGATCTCAACTCTTGGAATACGATTAATGgaatcaaaatcttgaacacTCCATTTCTGATACATTTGAAGATTCTACCACAATGTTTCAACCAGATGTTGGTATCCAATGTTATGTACGTCAAGCTGGTATCCATACGATCGCCCAAATTGCCTTCGACTAAACTACTGGCCACATTATTGGTACCAAGGTTGTTTTCGCTGATTATGGATAAATTTTCAGGGTTAATCATAAAGTTAGTGTTGTAGAATTCGTcatcgttcaagttggatttTAATACTTCGTGCTGTTGATTGTAAAGCTTGTTCACCTGATCTTCGAGCTCcttgtttcttctctcCTGTTCAAGGTCCtctccaaaatcttccatggcatctccaagttcagCGTTTCTACTCTCACCTGGACCTTGGCTGTCAAACATTGACAAACTGTCGTTTCTTTCAAACCATTCATCATCTAATGAATCGATACTTATACGTTCGTTGAATGTATAAGCGTTTTCATCACTGAATTTATCAAAGAAACTGTGACTGATGAACCGATTATCGCCATAAAGGAAATTCGAAGTAACAAACTCGACCTCCTGTGGAACAAATTCAGAGAACAAAGGAACAATATCACCCCAATACTTGAAACCATCGTGAGATCTTACCAATCCAAATTCATAGTGGTCAGCAAGGTATCTGGAAAGTAAAATGATTCTGATGATACGGTCGTTGTTTTCAGCAATATTGTTATCATCGAAGTTTGGAGACTCTTtagatttcaaattctcTAGATTATTACCTGCTCTAAGACTGGCAGATATTCCAGAAACTGGCAAGTCAAATATGTTGTAATCCGAAATACCGGCATTGTCGAACTCGCAATAATCTGTTTTTGCCGAAATGAAGTCAAACCATAGTGTTCCCCAACATTTCCACACTTCAGCCAAGTTCTCATGGTCATTGAAATATTGGATATAATTAGGGGTGTTCAAAATATGATCCCTGCATCGCTTGAGCAACATGTCGTTAGATTTCACCATAATCAAAAGAGTATTCAAGTAATTGATCAATAAATCCCAAGGGAAAATATACTTGAATAACCAAAAGAATAGTGGCTTACTTTCCGGATGCTTTTCAGTAGCTTCACCAACAGCAATTAAAAAGTACAACCAGATAATGACATGGCCATATGAAGCTTCAATTGGCCCCACTAAATAATGCTTCAATATTCTAACCGATAACTCTAAAACCGACTTGTTTATATCCTTCAAGTAGTAGACCCATTCTGCTTCAGAGATTTCAGATGCAGAAATCGTCAGTGAATTTACGGAGCTAGAATTAGCGTTTGCAAAGTCTTCGGCgattgaagattttgattttctctttctgtcttttttgtcttttctttcttttaATGCTTCAGGTAATAAGAAAATCTTTGCAAACGGATTTTTCAGGTCACCAAGTCCGACAATATGATTTATATTGGCGATGGCAAATAGTGGCCCTTTGTTCAACCAAAAGTTTAACTTCTCAAGAGAGTTAATGCCATTTTGTGACAGAGGTGAAAgctgttgttgcaaatAATATGGAGTTCTTGGGTCACTGGTGTTGGTAACGCCATTGGGAGTGTATAACTGTCTTGTGAAGAAGTTGTAGCCATTTGAGTCTGAACCAAAAGTGATCCCATATCTTGATACCAAGTCAATACCATATTGTAATTGGGTCTCATGAAGATTTTCAATGttgttttcaccattgttggagttgcTTCCAGATTTGTTACTGTTGAGttggttggtgttgataCTCAATAATACCTTATGaatcttgatgaaatctATAATTGGCAATTCAAGTATCGACAAGATGTTTCTTTGGGTGCAAATattctccaccaccaatcTTAAATACTGCTGAGTGGGTACAAATGGATCTCTGCAAATGACCGATTTACCAATATTGACTAAAGCATCCAAGTTATCCTGCTGAACAGTACACATGTGGTAATAGATCTTTCCATGACCGTATAAGGTTCTCATGGCAATAAAGTACCAATGTTCAGCACTTACTTTCCAATCAATGAATCTGGAGCTGTACAAAGCAATGGCCATTCTAGATAAGTCACCCAACTTTTCCGACCACCAGCCTTCCATATCCAACACTGGATCCGTCAAATTGGAGATGATCGTAAAGCAGTGCCCGATGAAGCTCAGGCAAATCTCATGCTCTTGAAAAATGTTAATgatatttttcaacacctccaaaaaGGCAACCACTCCATACACCCACATTCGTCTTGGGATCTTATACAAGTCGACAATGT
Protein-coding regions in this window:
- the IDH1 gene encoding isocitrate dehydrogenase (NAD(+)) idh1 (COG:E; EggNog:ENOG503NV6I), translating into MFKTSKTSLRSLATFASPEAVLPKKYGGKYTITLIPGDGVGKEITDSVKTIFKDQSVPIEWETIEVSGIDKNADGVLDGVSQAVESLKRNKIGLKGILYTPTGTSAKSLNVALRKELDIYASLVLIKNIPGVKGKLDGIDFALVRENTEGEYSGLEHQSYPGVVESLKIMTRFKSERIGKFAFDFAKKNNRKLVTAIHKANIMKLGDGLFRQTIKDIAQDYSGIEVNDLIVDNASMQAVAHPQQFDVLVTPNLYGSILSNIGAALIGGPGLVPGANFGREYAVFEPGCRHVGLDIKGQNTANPTAMILSASMMLRHLGLNDHADKISKATYDVIAEGKTTTRDIGGSASTTEFTDAILAKLN
- the AGP2_2 gene encoding general amino acid permease agp2 (EggNog:ENOG503NVN6; COG:E), which produces MFKSKKPPLEANTLFDKDTRSESLHSSSNSFPPVGDHIKRKLQLRHVQLIAIGGSIGTGLFLQIGIDLTTSGPLGLLLSFAFWTVIILMLTVSVGEMVSFLPVASPFVTLAGRCVDEAFECCVGFNFFIMQALYIPFEIVAVNNFVHYWRDDYSAAITLCVQIVLYAAINVFAVKLYGEVEFWLSLGKLVLCIGLLLFTLVSMCGGNPQHDAFGFRNWHAVGGPIAEYRSTGSLGRFEGFLSGLIGALFIVVGPEYMSMVAGEAVNPRKNMPTAFKTVLYRLALVYIGGALSVTILVAYNDPDYLKTTTESTSASSPYVVGMTNLGIKVLPDIVNAVVLTSAFSAGNSYTFCSSRALYGLAERGFVPRVFTKCTKKGVPIYCIAVSMLFSLLSLLQLGSSSAIALNYMVNLCTGAQLLNYGFMVIIYYKFYQAVKAQGLDRRAFAYRSWLQPYTILISGFFIWIMIFVKGYTCFKPFSVDNFLFNYVMIFVSIIVYVFWKVFKRTKMVKPEEADLVTGIDEIEEHEYEYYAQVESESGKDVTLVRRLFSWVF
- a CDS encoding uncharacterized protein (COG:S; EggNog:ENOG503Q3M8), translating into MIEPSLRALASKYNCEKSICRKCYARLPPRATNCRKRKCGHTNQLRPKKKEDGGHGEKRTIQVATPASETWFMSVSQQKRQHSLSNYMPNNSNKRMPNPTPSATPSQQPSSQDHSFSSTAAVTSQHQSQQPQSSSRPQNRNSFRRSVLQQQYPLGGAVAGINSTKTPTPSSYEVPSSPNVNQSLSVQNISDSPDSNPPQDHQQGTSQPQGPVKDSSQLSDPEGNTSTFSAAPTASNHSATTATKASQPREMTEEEQQLATKLKDTYKNIVNYEEIVQKNCLEISLKISQFTNNSHSMTYGNSPIVGIAQGLAQSSPALINNVKSSELSNELWNVYHNNISLLDNYTDFLVTALKPTSNDQRDHFKTGKNIVDLYKIPRRMWVYGVVAFLEVLKNIINIFQEHEICSSFIGHCFTIISNLTDPVLDMEGWWSEKLGDLSRMAIALYSSRFIDWKVSAEHWYFIAMRTLYGHGKIYYHMCTVQQDNLDALVNIGKSVICRDPFVPTQQYLRLVVENICTQRNILSILELPIIDFIKIHKVLLSINTNQLNSNKSGSNSNNGENNIENLHETQLQYGIDLVSRYGITFGSDSNGYNFFTRQLYTPNGVTNTSDPRTPYYLQQQLSPSSQNGINSLEKLNFWLNKGPLFAIANINHIVGLGDSKNPFAKIFLLPEALKERKDKKDRKRKSKSSIAEDFANANSSSVNSSTISASEISEAEWVYYLKDINKSVLELSVRILKHYLVGPIEASYGHVIIWLYFLIAVGEATEKHPESKPLFFWLFKYIFPWDLLINYLNTLLIMVKSNDMLLKRCRDHILNTPNYIQYFNDHENLAEVWKCWGTLWFDFISAKTDYCEFDNAGISDYNIFDLPVSGISASLRAGNNLENLKSKESPNFDDNNIAENNDRIIRIILLSRYLADHYEFGLVRSHDGFKYWGDIVPLFSEFVPQEVEFVTSNFLYGDNRFISHSFFDKFSDENAYTFNERISIDSLDDEWFERNDSLSMFDSQGPGESRNAELGDAMEDFGEDLEQERRNKELEDQVNKLYNQQHEVLKSNLNDDEFYNTNFMINPENLSIISENNLGTNNVASSLVEGNLGDRMDTSLTYITLDTNIWLKHCGRIFKCIRNGVFKILIPLIVFQELRSLRKSSEVTIADAATRSVIIIRELHSAQELLPLRFDGTIASDINETTEFENNSNWRANIDETIMKAVNEQNEISRKVLRGLNSTIAGKLLDTKLSKSFCYCILITDDRNMRLRAKTIGVTSFQSKWLFSQLEGNFYSKFQASLPRFHTPYLQSLIMNFIALFALASSILAAPAHVFVVTKVNTVTVIDGPDGLTTLFPDVTTILPVSADVVATTPTEATTDTTEIQTPATTEIQTPATTSEAATTTEAATTAATTAATTSAASTGDFSGQGTYYDTGLGACGITNVDTDYIVAISHELFDETNTGNPNNNPICGKKIKASYQGKSVEVTVTDRCEGCQYRDLDFSPSAFSSIADQGLGRIDITWEWI